In the Microplitis mediator isolate UGA2020A chromosome 5, iyMicMedi2.1, whole genome shotgun sequence genome, tgtgtcTGTATATATTCATGTATTCATCATACATGTACGTAAGAGCGCATGCCTGTAGTTATCTTCAAAGAAGAAGTGGCATTCGATAAGTCGGAATTTCCACTCCTCTGACTAACTGTCCAAGTTAATGGACTTCGACTGTAATCAGAAGATCATTTGAACAAAATTCTTCTTGACcctgacaaaaaaatttagtcaaTACAAAAAACTAGTCTATTGTATTGGgatcaatttaattgaaaatgtgTCTCGTAATCCAACAGAAGATGAAAGTTTTTGTGCTTCTCGACTCAGCTGACCATTAACTGATCAGTGAGTCTCGTAATCCAAGTGGTAGAGGAATTTCTTCTCGACTCAGCTGATTATCAAATGATTTAATCCGTGAGTCTCGTAAGCCAAAGTGGTACTGGAGCTAAAATTAACAACTGGACACTGTTTCAATAAACACTAGATCACTAATCACGAGTTCTTCTCGACAGacattgacaaaaaaattaaccaataGAAATAGACTAGTCTAGATGTATTGTgatcaatttaattgaaaatgtcTCGTAATCCAACAGAAGATGAAAGTTTTTGCGCTTCCCGACTCAGCTGATCTTATGagatcttttaaaaattttaaaaacaaatattctCGATCTAAACCTATCGAAACCTCTATAGAAACTTTCTAAAgcatctaaataatttttctgtgtacagaTTCTAATTGAATTCAATAAGGGAACGATAGTGGGAgtgaaaatcataaattatcaatgaaaGGACAAAACTTTCAATCTTTTTCCTAAAGAATATCTCCAAATATTaccaatgaaatttaaaaaacataaaattcatattcagcacaccagaaaaaaaaataaaaacatgcaGTCATTCACTCACCAACCGAAGAAACATACATTAGATATTTCctggaaaaagaaaatatgatTGATTAGttttgttacaaaaaattatcttcTATTTTTGCacagatataaaaatttttatttactcggTGGACGTAAAACAGAACCACCAGCTCCAATACCCGGCCCATGTCTCAGGAACTCCAACACTCACTTCACTTTTCACTACTCACTCACTCAACACAACCACTACTTGGTATTTTCACAAACTTACACACTTTTATCACCACttcactttttaaataaaacttaatttcTTTTAACACTCACTGAAACTTTATCACAAACTTCCGcaataaccaaaaaaatggCGTCACCCcactattaaatttaattaaataaaattattgttgcctaatttattttcattactcTGAATCAcggaatatatttaaaaactttaaattttacgaACTCTCGATATTCATCACTCGAACCCCCCTCCCCTCACCTCCGAAACAAGAAATTattgatttcaattatttgaactcattaatttatataaattattatcccCACTGgtaactataatttttttataactaattaatcgtaaattaattaattttaagcttaaaaagtgtaataattaattataattaacggAACTCCTCGCGACACTTTCTTCTCTCGACGCGCAATGGCGGTTATTCCGCCCGCTAAAActaaaccattttcaaatgaCGCTTGGGATGGCGCCACTTgttagttttcaaattttttaaatataaagcgAGTCGAGTGTCCCAAATTAATAAGAGTAGACAtttactgatttttataataaaaaatattagtttttttaaataattagatattttttttgtacttgacaacaactattaatttaaaacgacgcattcttataaattaattcaaattttaaaatgaataaaaaatctttcaTTCAATACGAAATAACTTCACATATAAAATGAtagttttcataaataattataaagtttaatgcgaaaaataaaatttaattattctaaaatgtataaaaaaaatattaagaggATTAATTTTCCAGGAAACGGAGAATCgggcacttaaaaaaaataaaatctcagTAATCTCATACTATTTATtaggaaatataaataaaataataatttaaaataaattaaatttcatttataaaaatattaaatcatctGCATCCTCTACAGCAGGAATGGTTTCTAGTTCTCGATTGTTTTCTTCTCTGATCATGATGCGGCTCATCAGCAAACCTGACGACAGGATCACTGGGCGGGAATTCAGATGATATTCTTTGATAAAGTCTCCATATAGCAACATCTAAGAATACTTTTATCCCACATTCGctaaagaaaacaaaaaataattttattttaatcaatggTCATTATCACTTagccagtttttcaaatcgagtttatttttatccgggttttaattaatattactagTATTTctatacattaataatataccCTGTCAAAAAAATCATGTGGGATTGCATGGGAACCCATAAGAGTCCATATAAGaaagtatggatttatataagaatccatTTAGTAAACCATGGGAATCTGGGTCTCTACATGAGAAATTCCCACAGGAAACTGTGGGTACATGAATTCCCATTTTGACATGGTGCAGATTCTCATGGGAAATCTAGGTAAAAATCCATACTAGGTTTCCATATGGATTTGGCATGGTGTGGATTCTCATAGTAACCCATGTAAGAATCTAAATCGGGATCTATGCTGGATTTCTATAGGaaaccatatgggaatccatcaTAACGCAATGTTGGAACCCACATAAGAATCTGGGCTGatttcccatatggatttttttgataagctacagatataccagcaataataattaaaacccggATTCAAAACAAACCCTGTTCAAAGAACTGGAccgtattaaaaattatttactaaataaattatcgacTTACGAATAAATCGAATAATCAATGGCTCGAGTAATATGcagagttattaaaaaaaaaccaaaagtTATTATGTATGTTATTATCAAtggtatttcatttttactaatCCAGTCAGCGGCATCTGCTTGATCCGATTCTTTGAGtatctattaatttaatttattttattaattatcattatccttcaggacataaaataaattgaattgaaagctactaaaaatttatttcaattattttaaaaataatactgaGCTGTCACATCTCAGGTGATCATTTAAAAGTtgccagtaaaaaaaaaaaaaataaatgtaatatatttataaaggaATTACGTTACGTGGTAAATCTTATTCGGAAGGACAGTCAGTATGAGCATGTCAATAGGACTCCAAATACaggccaaaaaaaattcaatgaaaaataatgttgccaataactgtaataatttaaaaaattataaataacctctataattaataatgtcaTTAATTACTATTGCATAAATACTGATAATTACTTCATAGAGACATAGAATAGGTGCTGCGGGCTGACGAAATGACGACGGGAACAACGAAACTGTAGCGACGATAACATAAACACCCGCAGcaacacaaaataatttgaactGGGATCCAAAGTCATCGCAATTTTGACATTCATTCgcttgaaatataaaaattccaCTGATATTTAGTATCAGCCCCCAAATAGTGCAGAGTATTTTtgtcataattaatttgtcatgtcagttttcaaaatattattcattgtAAGCGgacatttatttgaaatatatactAACCACGTTTTATTGACAGCTCTGAAGATAATtgcaattcaaataaaaagacaaaaatattttcgttttttttattcaaaaaattaccaacaaatttttaacagactatttgaaaatcattcaaagaaaatttataatgacgAAGATTTAGATGTATCAGTAAGAGATCTATGAGCAGGAGTATAAAAAAACCAATCAGTAACTTCAGGATCTTTGAACGAAATTCTCCGAGCGCCAAGTCCTTTACCCATCagccataaataaataatcttgaTCCTGAAGAAAACAATAGCTCGCTGGTTCTCAATGCACTGATATTCTCCTGACTATTGACTAATcactatttatattaattatatatttattataatatttatcaatgattattcttattatttttttatttataaatctacTTGGATATCAAGTCGAGCAGAGCATCGAGTGATTCCGTGGCGTCCATCATCCAcacaaatgataataatgacaaaCATGACGTCATATATGAAGCTGCGTCGTCCGTCGCCATGAAATTAGCAAGACCAGCAATTACTGAGTAATGATCTAAGCCCATTAGAGAATTTATCCAcattagctaaaaaaaaaattcattttaatataaaaatatataaaattctgttggtttgtgtaaaaaaattcttacccATTTACTTGACTCTTGAGTCAGTGCCCAGATCGCGTGGACCAGCGGTGTCCAGATAGCCCGCGTTGATAAATTCGCTACCAGAGCAGCCACCagcatctaaaaaaaaaattataaataaattacatataaaatttataattaattaattaatagttaattaaaatactttgcCTCGTAAATGTATAGGAGATAAACAGGCGGCTCTTTTAGAGACCGCGGCCAGGGTTTGTGCTCAGCAAAGACCgacaaaattgaaaaagtaaagAGCAGTGATGAATAAGAGGGATGTACTATTGGCCCTTCTTCAAAGCACAGTCCAATTATACAAATTTCTCGTATGTGTGTATACAGTCCAGCAGCAATCATTGCTACCCAGTGACAGTTTATGCAATCGACCCAATCCCTCATCATATCCATCCTCGCGAAATTAATTACCagccaaaaattatttatttattttaattatttttattcactttgatTTATCActcttatcatttatttttaatttttcacgatTAATGATTGACGTTAAGAGGTTttgttactaaaaataaactacaacTTCATGTCACactcaattatttcaattcattttatttttttttttttttacaaatgaaTTGATTGGATTTTCTCTTCCAACTttttctctaaaaaaatttattcaattattttgttgaggaaccaatgatatatataattaattaatggcgacatacttttataaaaatgtataattaaaattgaaagttatttattaGAGTAATTTATCGCAGAGCATTAGGTCAATCAAAGGTCACTTGTAGCTTAAGTGTTTCAAAGTAAACTTCTCACCCTCCGTAAACAGTAAAAGTGATGAGCATACGCTTTCACTTGCTAGTACAAGACTATATATTACATTACCCTTATCCATAATACATTACATTAGCTGATAGCCtcggaaaaatataaaaaattacctggaGTATAATTCACCACTTAATCAATTCCTAacttatttgaataaaaatagggAAGgcgggggcaaaatggggtacttacgacaatacaaaattttgaaggaCTCAGTAGGAAAAATTTTCCGTTGCcactaaaagaaaaaatctcaTTTTTGCGGGTAAAATGGGGCACCCactaaaaaaagtgaaaaaaaaatttctggatattaaataattttaattaaattaaattttttttgtaagtaatttacacaaagaaaaattacattttacataattattggatagcagaagaaaaaaaaaattttaatacactgtaaaaaattttcggagtgaacgcgAATTAAATTCGGAgttattttaatgtaaaaactccgaatcggagtgaatgcgaatttaaataaaatccaaaagaCTCCGATGAAAAGACAAACtctctatttactccgtatgcggagtaactttttcactgaaaaaaataatcagtagcAGCTACCTATTGGCAATCGGTAGCCACtaccaattattttttggtagccgctaccgattatttcggtaccagttacctaatttttggtaacagctaccgaaataatcggtagctgttaccgaatAATTGGTAGCCGTTACCGAAATAATTGGTAGCTGTTACCAAAAATTAATCACaagcagctaccgattatttcggtaactgGTACCGAAAaaatcggtagcagctaccgaaaaataatcggtagtaGCTACCAACTGccaatcggtagctgctaccaattatttttttcagtgttgtAAAAACTCCGAAATTCCGTGTgatggagtgaattcggattgaaataaaatccataatcACTCCCGACTTTACAGtgtagtttttattataaaacaagtcattaaaatttttcgactgacactaaatttttgaaaaacttttgcCTGCCCCGTTTTTCCCCGCCCCGACccctataagaaaataaaataaaataaatagtcagCAAGTTTATAACAATGGAAGTGACATTCAAATCTCCAGTCTACTCGGTCAATGAACAAGGACAGCAGACAAAGAGGCCATTGATCCGTATGACATCAGGAAATTATCCTTTGATTATGTCACTCAATTTCCCTAACTCATCttcatcaaattaattttcctttGCCAACATCTACTGCAATATCAGAAGCAGACTAAGAACTTAAAGCTCCCATTAATTACCTCCCGCTATTTACtacttttaatttcaaaaatctcttaataaataaaaataaaaaaagtataaaaatgttttaatacCCAAGTGAATCGGCAgtaaactaaagaacaaggTATCATTCCAATTGGTTCAATCGTAAGATAAAAAGTTGCAGTAAGTGATTTCAACGATTATCCTCATCGATTGTCCGTAGTCATGACGACGGCACAAAGAAATCTTCtactcagttttattttttacaaaaatataaagtctcgtttttaaatttatgctcGCATTGTTCTCACTGTTTTTAAGTGgagacttaaaattaaaaaggggATTTTCTCTTTCATTTCCTTAGTtcttaagtttaaaataagAACACTTTGAGCCGTCAATTACATTCATTTATTccattacatatatattcaaaaaaaaatttattactattgcgagacgttttttttttttattctaataaataataaataaaaataaaagataaaattaaatagttagTCTATTCTATTGTTGACATTCGACGCTGAGGATATGCGGTCGAATCAACAAGGCTCCTAAAAGCCTTTCTATCTCCCAAGGACTTTTATCATAAAAGTTATAGCACATATGTGACGAGAGATACAAATCTTACGTCCTTACATTTTCCATGCATGTAAAAAGCGAGCGAGCGagtgaatgttttttttttaaatttaaactctgattGAACATTCacgaaatttaataatcattttttttattgcactaAATGTTTCTTATTCATGTctagtataaatttaatattttatctgcCTTGTATATTTTCACTGGCTTTTTCTTTTCAAAGTCCAAGGCAGCTTGTTAACTCGATTTAACTCAAACTATGAATCTCTTCGTCAAGTTTATAATGCAATTACTCCTTCAATTTGTCTACCCTTGTATCGATAACGTTCATTTAAATCTtttgtacaaaaaatgataattactttttttttttttttttttttttcattttaatgacaaaaaaaaatttaattgaacgcacggaaattatttaaaattatttttaaaaaagatctgagtaataaaatttttttaattaattttgaataataaatatgtgattatttttaattagtgtcATAAATCATTCATGAATGAAAAAGttgtgagaaaaaaatgtatgagtgtaattattaataaaaaaaaaaaatttacatgaaTGGAAAAAAGTCAATTATCTGCAGTATGATTTTATTTGACTTATTCCCCAAAAATGAGTAATGGTActagatatatttattgataagcTCAATCCTAGACAAGTGTAGGAGTCAGCACGCCATTGGCTGCTCCAGTAAAACGGAAGAGACAAATCTAGGAGAGTGGGGCTTTAAATAAAAGCCTGACAGCATAAGAGCTTCATGCCATTCATTTGCCATCCACCGCATCACCAGTATCCCTATTACGTGTTTATTTATTGAGGaaagtaaactttttatttatcagaaaaatattcaactcAGTGTCacgtgagtttttttttaaaagttaattttacaaaggtaattttttttttgctcacttaaatttttttagaaaaaaaaatgatacggGTCAGccgactaataatttttgaatttttttaaaaacgataatttataaaaaaaaaaattttttgaaaaattgcacctacagcttttttaattttctacatgtgcatttttttagtttttttttttttttgtaattgacattgaaaaaaaaaatccgaaaattgttaactgctacttcagaatcataaaaaaaaaaatgctacgGAAGttagacgtctaataatttttgaatttttttaaaaacgataaattataaaaaaaaaaattgcatacgcagtttttcaaattttctacatgcgtaTTTTTGtcgtaattgattttttgaaaaaaaaatccgaaaattataaattgtctgcTGGCTTCAGgatattaacattaaaattatttatttttaaaattaataatataattaatgaatgaaaTGATTAATTGGTTACTAattgcaattaattaaaaaaataaacaatttttcataACTATAATAGTGTCAAGGTACGATCATAACTTATTAAGCAATTTTGAAAAGAGAACGTAATATACGAAATACTATTGACTAAACGTGAAAGTTAAGTAATGTATcggttcattaattattatataattaaattaaatcaattattcaTTGCACTCATTACACttcaataaaatcatatatttatttatcacataaaatctacaatctaataaat is a window encoding:
- the LOC130667840 gene encoding uncharacterized protein LOC130667840 isoform X1: MDMMRDWVDCINCHWVAMIAAGLYTHIREICIIGLCFEEGPIVHPSYSSLLFTFSILSVFAEHKPWPRSLKEPPVYLLYIYEMLVAALVANLSTRAIWTPLVHAIWALTQESSKWLMWINSLMGLDHYSVIAGLANFMATDDAASYMTSCLSLLSFVWMMDATESLDALLDLISND
- the LOC130667840 gene encoding uncharacterized protein LOC130667840 isoform X2, with the protein product MDMMRDWVDCINCHWVAMIAAGLYTHIREICIIGLCFEEGPIVHPSYSSLLFTFSILSVFAEHKPWPRSLKEPPVYLLYIYEMLVAALVANLSTRAIWTPLVHAIWALTQESSKWLMWINSLMGLDHYSVIAGLANFMATDDAASYMTSCLSLLSFVWMMDATESLDALLDLISK